Proteins encoded within one genomic window of Methanothrix harundinacea 6Ac:
- a CDS encoding 4Fe-4S dicluster domain-containing protein has protein sequence MTASLLRREGLVPLLRDLAETLEVVAPILVDGSAVFATWRGEEPALKADNPLNSPVEFFLPKREVLFRYVQYSGRYTFAEEPPKARLIFGMRPCDLRALEVLDRLFGADIPDHPYLARRRSTVVVVLNCTTPGERCFCASLGSGPAAVGGYDLLLTNLERGYLVEAGSPAGVFILQAHRCHFEEPLPEDLLEKERLLAGAEEELRGRRPALSPEVLKRAIEETDWEVAGSRCLSCGGCSLVCPVCHCFTVIDQGVPDGERLRCRDSCTLAGFSRMTSGANPRPSLGERLRHWYLDKFVYIPEKTGLFGCVGCGRCSRVCLSDVDRWSLLMEGPR, from the coding sequence TTGACCGCCTCCCTCCTCCGCCGCGAGGGGCTCGTCCCCCTCCTCCGGGATCTGGCAGAGACCCTGGAGGTGGTGGCGCCGATCCTGGTCGACGGCTCGGCGGTCTTCGCCACCTGGAGGGGGGAGGAGCCGGCCCTAAAGGCCGATAACCCCCTCAACTCCCCAGTGGAGTTCTTCCTCCCGAAGAGGGAGGTCCTCTTCAGGTACGTCCAGTACAGCGGGAGGTACACCTTCGCCGAGGAGCCGCCGAAGGCGAGGCTGATCTTCGGGATGAGGCCCTGCGACCTCCGGGCCCTGGAGGTCTTGGACCGGCTCTTCGGCGCCGACATCCCTGACCACCCCTACCTCGCCAGGAGGAGGTCTACGGTCGTCGTCGTCTTGAACTGCACCACCCCCGGCGAGCGGTGCTTCTGCGCATCCCTCGGGTCGGGGCCCGCCGCCGTCGGCGGGTACGACCTCCTCTTGACGAATCTGGAGCGAGGCTACCTGGTGGAGGCGGGCTCCCCCGCCGGGGTCTTCATCCTCCAGGCTCATCGGTGCCACTTCGAGGAGCCCCTCCCCGAGGACCTCCTGGAGAAGGAGAGGCTCCTCGCCGGGGCGGAGGAGGAGCTCCGGGGGAGGAGGCCGGCCCTCAGCCCTGAGGTCCTCAAAAGAGCGATCGAGGAGACGGACTGGGAGGTGGCGGGTAGCAGGTGTCTTTCCTGCGGCGGATGCTCCCTCGTCTGCCCCGTCTGCCACTGCTTCACCGTCATCGACCAGGGGGTCCCCGACGGCGAGAGGCTGAGGTGCCGGGACTCCTGCACCCTCGCCGGCTTCTCGAGGATGACGAGCGGCGCAAACCCGCGGCCGAGCCTCGGCGAGCGGCTCCGCCACTGGTACCTGGACAAGTTCGTCTACATCCCGGAGAAGACGGGGCTCTTCGGCTGCGTCGGTTGCGGCAGGTGCTCAAGGGTCTGCCTCAGCGACGTCGACCGCTGGTCCCTTCTGATGGAGGGGCCCCGATGA